The genomic DNA GTTTGCAAAGTACCATTGTTAGCATGGACTGCGTTAGAGGTGTGAAATGGCCCCTCCCGCAGGAAGGTTGGATTGTACTGTGGGTTGGGGGAGCACTCCGAATCTCCTCAGCGCTCGCTAAGAGGTTTATCCCCCTTCTACAGAGGGGAGAAATGAGGCAGCAGAAGTGTCATGGCCAAGGctacacagggagcctgtggcagagctgggaaaagaacccaggagtcctggctttcagctgctctgggagctgcagcccccacccccaagcgAAACGCAGTCCAGCGGGTGCTGGCAGCTCGGGCCTCCCCTACCAGAACACGGGGCTCTGTCCTGGCTCCCGCACCACGTAGTACTCCTTGTCCTGGGGGAGCAGCTTGGCCAGGCCGAAGTCCCCGATCTTCACGTGGGTCTCATTCTCCACCAGGATGTTCCTGCTGGCCAAGTCCCTGTGGACGTAGCGCTGGGATCCCAGGTACTCCATGCCCTGGAACAGAGATGCTGAAAGCCTCCAGCCAGAGGGAATACACGCCAATCTCACAGGGGACCCTGgctcccccgctccctgcctaCTCTGAATCAGAGAGCCAGCTGGCCCTGCTCCATGCACCCACTtgggaaaggaaggatggttGTAAGGCGCTGGGGCCGGGCTGTGAAGACCTGGGCTCacgtcccagctctgccacaggttccctgggtgaccttgggagaGTCATGtaactgctccgtgcctcagtttcctgtccCTCTTGTTGTGAATGGGGGGCACAAAGCAGAGGAGCTGCATGCGGGGAGGTGCCTGGGGGTGCAGCCGGGCTCCCTACCTTGCATATCTGCCATGCGTAGAGCAGCAGCCTCTTGTGGTCCAGGCGCTCCTGGTTCTTCTGCAGATACTCCCTCAAGCAGCCTTTGGGCAGATACTCCATGACGagccgcaggctcctccgccctAGAAGGTGCAGAAAAGATGTCATGGCCAGCTCTGGCCTGggagcctgccccacacctggcccTCAGCTCTGGCCCGggagcctgccccacacctggcccTCAGGCCCAACCCGAGTCTGCCCCACACCCGGCCCTCAGCTCTGGCCCTCTACCCACTGCGTCCTGAGCGGGTTTGCTCTAGTCAAAGCTCCACCAGGCAGCGAGGTGAGGGTCTCAGCTTGGAACAAGCAGcaaggattgaggggcaccagcagggctgtggggtgggggagcccagggctgggatagcagagggCTGCGGGTCAGGGTTGAGGGACACTGGTgggactgggatagcagggggctgcgggtcggggttGGGAGGCTGGGATAGcagaggggctgcgggtcggggttggggggctgggatagcaggggggctgcgggtcatgGTTCAGggccagctgcagagctgcaaaGAGCCTGTGACAGGCCCCTGCAGCGTGCTGAAGCCATCACCCTGGTGCCTCGGTCGGTGATTTCAGCGGCTCCCCATGGAATGCGCTGCCCCGTCACGCTCACTGCCCCCGGCTGTGAGGGTCTAACCGAATGTAGCCCCACCCAGGCCGGGCGCTGGCTCCGgatgtggccccagcctcggacACCCCAGGGCTCCTGCCCAGCCCTAGCGTTAACCCTTCCTTGCCCAGGCCCCCCGGCTCACCCAGGCTGTAGCAAACGCCCCGGTACTTGACGATGAAGTCGCTGTGCAGGGAGCGCAGGATGGCGATCTCCCGTTCGAAATCCTGCAGCTGCTCGGCTGAACTCTGCTGCAGCCGTTTCACGGCCACCAGCTCCCCGGTGCTGTCGCCCAGCGGGTCGTATCGACACAGCTCCACGCTGCCGAAGTTCCCCTGGGGCGGGAGAGGGAGCGGAGTGTGGGGGGCCTGGCAGCTCGGGGGGGACTGATGGATACAGCCGTGGCAACCCCCCCGGGGCCTGCAGCAAGGGCCCTGATCCCCACGAGACACGCCACGCCTGCCACGCCACGCCACCCACCCTAACCCAGCATGGCTCTTCATCTCCCCCTGGCGGTGGTTCCTGGAAACCCCACCAGCTGGATGCAGCAGTATAAGCTCCTTACCCAGCCTGCCGCGGGGGGCGGGGCAAAGATTTACCCAGCACTAATGTGGGTGATACGTGCCTGTCCTGCGGAACTCCTTGCTACAAGAAACCACGGAGGCCAAGGGTTTTGAAGGTTTAGCTGTGGAGGTGGAAGACGGGAGAAACTGGCCCTTGGCAGGGTGGACGATGCACCATTTAAATCCTCCACAGTAAGGCTTAGGCCTTGTTTTGGCCCCTCTGCAAAGGGTGACTAGCCCTGGGAGAAGGTCCCCAATGACATTAGGGGGGCAAAGACCCTGCTTGAGGAAAAGGAAATGCACAGCCCCAAGGGCGccctgggctcaggctggggggtCAGGCTGCCCACGAGAGAGCCGTGGGAGGAAGGGGACCGGGTTGTCCGGCCGGGGAGCTGTTTAACACCCAAACGCTGGGGTGAGGGTGGTGCAGCGACTCGGCCAGGCCGGGTGACTTGGCGGGAATGTAAAGCACACAGGGAGGCTGGGGCCTGAGGCGTGGGACTTTCGGGGTCTCACCTTGCCCAGCACACACATGTATTTCAAGTGCCGCTCCTCAAAGATGGTGGGGTCCTGGCACGCTGGGTTTGTGACGTAGCTCCAGAAGCCATCCTTGGCTGGGAGCTCGCTGGGCGACAGGTCTGACAGCAGCTCGTAATCTGAAACGTGGGGGAGGGTGGGCATGTCAGGCTGCATGGCCAGCTCCCACCAGTCCCCCCCCAGGCCCAGCCACTTCCTCTGGCTGCAAACTGGGCAGCGGCAGCACCGGTGTCGTCCTGCAGGGGGCGATACCGAGCCAAAAGCAAGCAGGGCTCCTGCTTCACCGCTGTACCCTGCTCGGTACCACGCCCTGGAGCCACCCTGGCCTCACACCCggccaggccagggctggaggcAAGAGAGACCACAGTCAGCCTGGTAAACGGGGGACCAGAGTCATCCGCGGGGACCAACAGGCCCTTACCGGACCGTGGCCGTTACCGCCGGGCGTGTGGCTCGGGAGCTGCTGTCTATTGCGATCCCACGCCCCGTGTTCTCGGCAGCCTGTCCCACGTGCGCCGGCCGGGCACTCACCTGAGGTGATGAGGCTGTTGAGGTCCCGGATGATGGCCCGGAAGGAGGGTCGCCAGCGCGGCCGGTAGTCCATGCACTGGGTGATGAGATTGGCCAGCTCCGTCCACTTGGGAGCCGGCAGCTGGAGGCTGTTCTGGTAGAACTGGAGTTTCTATccaggggaaagggggcaggggggttcgGTGTTGCACTGCCTGCGGATCACCTGGGTCCCCCCACTGGGTCGTCCCTTGCTCGGTACCCGACACCGCCCTCTGCCATGAatggggggtggcgggggtggATAAAGGCCTGCCCGGGTAGAAGCTGTGGCATTCGGGTCTCTCAGCCGGCTGGAGTTTCCACCTGCATTTGCCCCAGGTGCAGGGGGATGCCAGGAGGAGGAGCCCAAACGCCCTTGTCCTTCTCCACGGGGAACCGtcgggttttaaaaaaaaaaatctttaaaaataacatGCAGCGGGGGAAGGGCCGATTGCCTTCCAGCACATGCCCCTCCCCCGGGGTCAGAAGGAGCCTTGCCAATTGAAATGGCTTCATCAGAAGTCGCAGGATACTGGGAGGTTTTCATaaagtcccagctctgggagtcaTGGTAGTACATGCAAATCTtggcttccatttaaaaaacaaaaagcaaagcgTTTGCCAGCCTTCCTGGCTGGTGAGGAAGGGTGGAAGTGGGGACCCTGAGGGGCTCAGACCCCTGAAGGCAAAGGTAAAAGAACCCAATGTTTttatctcatggtttttaagctGATCGTGATTCTGGGGAGCCGACAAACTCATGTCATGGGAACGCTTGGGGTTGGCCCTACTCCCCCAGCTTTTAGGGGGGCATGTGTCAGACTCTGATGCCTGCACCCCAATGGCACCTCAACTAACCAGAGTGACCCCGACCTTCCTGCTATGCCAAGATTGTGGGCCCCGATCCTTGAACCGGATCTGCCTCTGCCCACCCAGGCTCGCCAGCAGTGTCAAGGGGCCTTGTAAGTTTCCAATGGTGCATCGCTGCCTGGCGCCCGTGAGCGGGAGCAGCACAGTGAAGgaacagctgctctgggcaggggcccTCCGAAGAGGAACTTTGCAGAGAAGTTGTCATGGGAGTGACTGCAGGTCAGACCCGCTCTGCCAACACAAACCAGCACCTCCAGGCTGGTAAAATCCCAGCCGCAGGAACAGAGGAAGGGAAGTGACCCTTCTGGGGCTGCCGTGTGGCTCAGAACCATGGGAGGGGGGATTCCAGGGAGCAGAGGGGCCGACTCACCGACCGGGGCTCCAGGACACTTGTGGGCATGGTGCCCCCGCTGAAGATCTCCCACACGGTGGCCCCAAAACTCCACTTGTCCGACTCAAGTGCCAGGTTCTTGGGGTTGCTGATGCACTCGGGGGCCACCCAGGGGATGCGGTCgatcagcactgcaagggagtACACACCGGTGGGGTGAAGGCAGTTCCGCACGCGGGCACCCTGGTAATTGTTGTTGCCAAGCCTAAGAACCTTTCAAGATCTGGGCCTTagctgccctgtgcctcagtttcccctctgtgcaGTGGGGATCGTAGCCCTGCCCTACTATACATTGCAGACTctgaggtgcccagatactatggtgatgggagccaGGGAAGGCCCTGGTGGGATCCCAAGGGCCTTTCCTCAGTGGAGACAAACTGGTCTGTTTCAAGGGAAACTCTTCTCCTTGGCGGAAAGGTGGGGGATGGAAGGATGCCTCTTCCCAAAGGACgcctctgtccctccccagcctcatGGGGTGTGAGTTGTGATGGGAGCTGGTTCTGCCCCAGGGAACTTACTTTCCTTGGTCAGCATGGCAAGGCTGACTCCAGGGTCGCTGAGCTTTATGAAAGGGGGGCTGCCGCTGGCAGCGTCCCCCTCCCTGGCCAGCAGGACCTTCTTAGCAGAGACGTTGCCGTGCACGATCTTCTTATCCTCCTGGGGAAGAAGCGAAGTGGTCAGTTGCAAATGTCAGCAGCGAACAGCCCAGTGTGTCTCTTTGTTTCCCTGTTCACCAGGCTATTTGGGCCTGGGGCTGTTACTTACCACCCACCATTGTTCGTCTTTTACCACAGAATCTAGGGCTTTGATTTCCAGAGTACTGAAGGTGCCAGGGACATGCAGCTGCAGAGCTATTTCTGCTAACTCACCCTGGCTGCCAGACCAGGTGGGCCCTATCACCACCCACCCAGGAGGATCAAATGCTTTGATTGCCTTGCAGAGGGAATGAAGGCTGGCCTGCAACCCTAGAAATGCTCCAGTAGTAAGGGGAGAGGGCTGGACTGTGACCTAgtgcacaggactgggactcagaagatttggcttctattcctggctctttcACTGGCCCCCTGGGGGACCttgggtaagtgacttgccctccctgggcttcagtttccccttctataaAATGGGTTGATGATCATGTCTGCCTTTGTGAAATGCATTGAGATcgactgatgaaaagtgctaggtaaGAGCTACAGATTCTTATTATTTCTGAAATTAACCATGAGGGAAAACCccagggaaggggtgtgtgtgtgtgtgtggagcaggATGAGTCATTCTCAGGTTTAATAACTGCTCTGGGAGTTTAACCCCAACCTAGTCTTTGGCTCCTTGTAAATAACCGAGGGCCTGCCTGCAGGGCCCAAGAAGGGCATGCTGATATTGGGTGATCAAGGGGGATATTGGCAAGGAGGTTGGGGAGGGGGTCTAGGGGCTGACCGTGAGTCATCTGCCAGCTTACCAAAAAGTTGAGGGCATAGGCCAGTTGTTTGGCCACCTCCAGCTTCCAGCTGGCTGTCACCTTGCCCCCAGCCTGGTTCTTCTTCAGGTATATGTCCAGCGCGCCGAACCGGACGTATTCCTGCACCATGATacctgcaggggaggggcaaGCGATCAGCATCTCACGGCAGCTGGTTGGGCCAGGACCACTTGGCTACAGAGGCAGAGTTTCCCTGACTCAGCCCAGGGAGGATGGTTCCTGTATCACAAATACCTGTGAGGACCTTCTGGTTGTGTCCTCAGGATGTcttgctggctcaggggaatagaacccaggagtccgactcccagcccctcacggtccactggaccccactcccttcccagagctgggactagaacccaggagtcctgacccccccaGCTCCAGTGCCCCATGCTGCCTTCCAACGGAAATGTTTTAGTGAGTCTGATTCATAAATCTCGCCCTATGTATTTTGGGGGGGACTCTAACAAGATTTTTCTCTGCAGAGTTAAAAACGTGGACACTACAGCACTGGCCCCAActctgggggcagaaggggagctAGTGGTTAAAGCAGCAGGGAATCAggcctcctgtgtttccagctcTGGGGGCATAGTTAGATCTGAGGGTTAGAATAGGGGTGGAAGAGGCAGTCAGGACccttgggttctatccccagccctGGGAATGGGCTGTGGGTTCGAGGaggggtctgggagtcaggactcctggtttctgtcCCTGGCCCTGGGCGCAGGGTGTAGtctggtggggggctgggcgtCAGGACTGCTAAGTtatttctgttcccagctctgggagagagcgTGAGCCAGGGGCTAGAGCAAGGGACAGCTGGGTGATCTGGTGCTGAGAGAAGTGACtgagagccaggacacctgggttccagccTCAGGAAGTGAAACTGCTTGGGATTGACTCGCTGTGAGTGTAAACGGCAAACAAGCAGAATCAACTGTGGAGCAAGAAACTGGCATTTTGCCCGGACACCTCCCCGTTCTAATGATTCAGGGCCTTCCCTGCCACGCGCCTTCTCTGGGCAGCATCTCGGGAAAGGCCCCGGCAGGGGCGTTACTCACTGTTTTCCCTGATGCTGACCCCATACAGCAGGACCAGGTGCTTGTGGGAGATCTGGCTCATTATGCTGGCGGCTTCAAGAAAGGACTGGAACGGACGGAGAATCCGGGTTAGGCTGAGCTAGGATACCTGTCCCCTTGCTTTGTCTCTGGCTTAGCTTCTCTAGAGCCAGGCCGCCCTACACTGGGCAAGCTGCAGGGAGCCCAGTGTGTCGgctcatccccctgccccccgacaACCTCAGGCCTCACCTCGGAGCAGTTGCCTTGGCTGCTGTCCATCACCTTCAGCAGGACTTCGGTCTCGTGGCACTCGTCGTCCTCCTGGTCCCGTTTGATGCCCCGGTAGATCTTGGTGAAGGATCCCTGGCCCAGGTTCTCGCACTGTCAGAAGCAAGAGCGAGGAGATGAGGGGAGGGGATAAATAACCAGGGGgcacctcccccacacacccacccctccatctgccctgggtcaTTCACCAGCTCCCCCTGGAGCCAGGGCACAATCCTTCAGCGCCCCCTTTGCTGGGAGCTGGGTACCCACCTAACTCCCACAAGCCTCCTCTGGAAATGCCAGCCCTCTTGTGcccatcaccctggtgtctgTCTCCTCTCGCAGGCAggggtggtgtgggagcagtGCACAACACTGCTGCCTGTCTCCCTTTGTTCCCGAGTACTGTGCCTGCCAGCGACTCCCAGTTTACACCAGAGCgaaaggatcaggcccttgccCTCAAtagtccccatttcacagagagggaaactgaggtaccgagtggggaaggaactcccccaaggtcacatggtgaatctgggccagagcccaggagtcctgacaatgccccctcccctgctgtaaccactggaccatgcAATCCTTTCAGAACTGGGAaaagagcccaggagtcctgagccgCCTCCCCTAGGCCCCTGATCTGAACACTAGAACATACTACTTCTTTCCCAGTtctgggcagagaacccaggagtcctgggcaggtCGCCCGCTTCTGGGTTTGATCCAGAAATGTGGCTGGGAGAGGAGTCCCCCTGTCCAGCCAGACCCTGGTGTGGGCCCTGTGTCCCCAGCCCTCGCCACTTACCATCATCAGGTTCTCCGGCTGGATCTTGTGGAACATCATCTGGTTGACACTGCGgcgtggggcagagggggagctgaggagctggcagcagctgcttcgCACGATCAGCAGGTTGGATTTTTCTtgtgaggagagggaaggggacaAATCAGCAGGGACCATGGCATGGGGTGAGCGGGGGGGTCTCGCCATGTAATGGTCAGATGCTCCCTCACTGCTCAGCACAGGGGCTCAgcgtgggaagggagggggacaaAGCTCCCACAGTTAGACCCAGGGCTTGGCCTGGATGTGCATGGCTTGTGGGGGGGACTGGGAGACAGACCCTTAGACTGGAGACATCCTCGTCATCCTGGCACACACAGTCTCCGGCAGGCGCAATGGTCCTCAGCAGTGCCCACGGGGCAGCCGGCACAACTGGGCTTTAAATGTTGCTGGCCACACCCGCCGCCGTGACATCACAGACCGTTGAGCTGCCCTTGGTTTCCTCAGCCCTCCAACCCATTGGCTAGGCAGAACCTGGTTCCCGCCTATGGGTCTGGCCCACCACGTGCCCTGAGTCTGGATCCAGGTGGTGCCCCCGGGTGCCATGTGTGGCGTCACACCCTGGCTTTACCTTTGGGCTGGGGAGGGCAGCAGGTGCCCAGGTGCAGGGCCACCCCGTCGGCGTGCAGGGTGCAGTTCTGGTAGGTGCAGAGCAGCTCCTGGAGGCTGCAGAAGCGCCTGGCAACTCCGGAGAGGGAGTAGCTCCCATCCTTGTCCCTCTGGATCAGGCAGCCCTTGTAATCCCGTCCGAAGCAAGTCTGCAtagcagagcagggggcagttagCCAGCGGTACCACATGTGACCCAAAGGATCCTTCAGCCACAAGGAGCCACAGTCCATGATCTGGGCCAACAGGCGCTAGGAGCCAGGGACTGGGCATCCCTGAGTGAGATGCAGGAAGCTAAAGGCAGAGTCCGAATAGCGGGCAGGGATGGTAGAGGGGGTCCTGGCCCATCCAAGGAGTTGGGCTTCATTGGCTCTGAGACACCCCGAATAGACCTAGGTCCATGCGGGGCAGTTCTCTATGCAGCCAGGGAGGGGACCAAGGCAGAGAAATCCATGCCGGGTCTTTCTCCTGGGGACCACGCCCAGCATCTGTCCCAGGTGAGAACTGAATCCCAGTTCCAgatcctctctcttccctctggTTGGCTGACTCAGACGGACCCTTTCTAGCCTGGATGGGTCACTGGGGAATTCCGGACTGGAGTCCCCCACTGGACGGGAGCGGATCCCTGTGGGGTTGATGTCCTCCCCAGCAGAGGGCTGGGAAGCATGAATAAACTCTGATGCTGAACAGCTTCAGGGAAGCAGCCTGGCATCCCCCTGTGccccaggcagccagcagagGACAGGTACCGTCAATCACAAGGTCTCACCTTGATGCAGACAGTCAGCAAGTAGCTGTCAAAGTTCTGTGGGCTGCGGCGGAGGAGGTAGGCTCCCTCGTCATTCGCTGCCAGCTTCTTTGCTGCAAACTCAGACCTGCAAAGCCCAGGCCCGTGTCAGGACCCTGCGAAGGTCCCAGCCGCCAGGAACCAACCAGAGCTCGCAGCGACTGGGTCCAGCACAGCTATTCTctgcactgtccctttaagatAGTGCATGCTCAGTGCCCAGGCCTGGCACATGGCACCATCCTTTAGAGCGAGGGTGGAGGGGTCAGTTTGCAAAGGCCACGTGACGCTTTACATGCAATGAAGGGTTTTTAGAACGCGCTCCCCATTGCCTCCCCTCCAGATTCTGGCTCCTCCATTTGGAAGGGGAGCTGGGGTCAGACAGAACATGAAAGGCAACGGTGGGGCTTTCGGAAGAATTAGTTGGGATCTTTTCCCCTTTGAGGAGACTTCCCAGAAATGGTTCTCCGAGCCCTTTCCAAATATTGTATGATGTCTCATAAGGACTCAGCCATTGGTAGACGCAAGTATAGAACCCAAGAGTTCTGGCTAccttccctgctctaaccactagatcgcactcttcccagagctgggaatactATCCAAGAGTCTGGACTCCAGACTCCCCTGTTCTAACCCaccggaccccactcccctcccagagctgggaatactACCCAGTAGTCCACACCCTCTACTTAAAAATGCTTTCCCTTAAAAACCAATTTCCTTGTTCAAGCATCATCTCCCTCCTCCTATTTCAGCACAGCTCTGGTGAACAGAACAAGTGCAGTGCCCCTTCAGAGCCAAAACAGGGGAGCAGCAAGCATTGTTTTTGTGTAGGTCCTACCTAAATGATTACTTGACATTTCCTGCAGAGAGTATTTTtaactccctgcccccaggaatCCAGAGCCCGAGGCTGCCAAGTTGGCAGGGGAGGAGTTATGTTCTAGCCAGGCGGCGCTGCTGCTGGCAAGGGTCCCGTCACCATCCCCACCTGATGGGTCCATGACACTGGTTCTCCATGTTCTCCAGCAGCCGGGGGGGAGCCACTGCCTTGCAGAAATAATGGTGAGCATCCGCCGTCAGCCGATAGTAGCCGTCGATGAGGGAGACGAAGGACAGGGCCTCCTGCAGCGTGAGGAACTCCACCtcctgggggggtgaggggaggggcggAGAGAGACAACAGGCTCAGCTGGAATCAGAGCCACAAGCATCCCTCATGCTCAGCCAGGCCAAGAGGGTGGCACTTAGCCCTGGCCCTGCGCAGGGGGTGCTGTGGAAGGAACGGGCAGGGTACAAGGGCAAGTGCATTGTGCTGCTGTCACTGTGGTCAGCCAGTTttggaagccaatgggagtggggaggaaatgGGGGTACAGCTTCCCTGAACCGCAGGACCTGGGATGCCAACTGTCCTGTGTCCATGTGGAGGCCTGGCGAGGAGGAGAAGGCTGCCCCTGGGCAGAGGGAAACCCTTGTGAGGGGCAGGTTCTGTGATGGAGCACTGAACAGTAACAGCTGTGGCTTCATTTCCTGTGTACCGTGCCTTTAAATCTCTAAGGACTCGGCTGTCTGCGGCAGGCCATTTTGAGTTGTGTTTAGTGCAGACCTCACAGAGGAGACGCACGCGTCCCGCTCCCTCCGTCTCTTGCTCTCTCATAGAGACTTTGGTTCTTTCTGCACATATGCAAAATGGGGAATGAGTGGCtaggctgcagggctgcagaaTAGGTTCTGGCAGCCATGGGGGATCGCACGTGGAAGGAGTCCGCAATGTGATACTAGTGCAGAAAAGGCAAACGGCATGGCGGGCTGTATCTCTGGCTAAGGCTGAAAGGAGTGAAAATCTAGGGCGATCTCCTGGGACGGGTCTACTACAGGGCCCAGGACCGCTAACCAGAAAGAAGCGGTGGATGAGGCTTGTTTTTAAACAACGtttcaatggctgttagccaggatggtgtccctggcctctgtttgccagaagctgggagtgggcgacaggggatgggtcacttgatgattccctggtctgttcattccctctggggcagctggcaccggccactgtcggaagacaggacactgggctagatggacccttggtcagaggcgccgactccgtgggcgctccggggctggagcgccCATGGGGAAAAATTTGTGGgtgccaagctccctgccccagctcacctctgcctcttcccctgagcgcgccacccctgcttctcctcccagggCTTGCCACCGCAAAAcagttgtgggggtgggaggaacacGGGGCGCTCAGGGGAagatgcagggccagggcagggatttggggaagtagcccaatgggggcagggagggggcagagttggggtggggactttggggaaggagttgaaatgggggtggagtcagggtcgggggtgggggggcgtgagcacccaccagcaccaggagaagttggcgcctatgggtctgacccagtatggccattcttacggtCTTATGTTAACTAACAAAaccatccaaagcacaggacttggtggtgatgggggacttcagctactCTGACAGCTGTTGCTGGGGGAATAATGCAGCAGGGCCCAGATTATCCAACTAGTTCTTGGA from Lepidochelys kempii isolate rLepKem1 chromosome 25, rLepKem1.hap2, whole genome shotgun sequence includes the following:
- the JAK3 gene encoding tyrosine-protein kinase JAK3 isoform X1, which translates into the protein MPSSLPWPRERKPSTLAPCPSSEGRAAPTKTSPHTRLPPTMAPLGEETPLIGNRSCSLSSMESGTLQVYLYHPASTPRSDPDLGGVLTFTYGEYLAEELCVAAAKACGILPVCHSLFALATEDLKCWFPPNHLFTVDNSSCQVVVYRIRFFFPSWFGPGKSYRFGLLNDQASAVLDCPTMNYLFAQSRSDFISGRMEGALSLQMQEECLSLAVLDMLRMVKERKWSLEEIFNSVSYKSCIPETLRHQIQQQSFLTRKRIRRKFHKSLRKISGCQTDDCTLKLKYLIDLEKLERAWVEESFPVRAHSASERGQEGQRIIHVSGENGIFWSHSGDKSRQPFCDFPEIADISIKQASRDSNPVENRIVTVTKTDNRILEVEFLTLQEALSFVSLIDGYYRLTADAHHYFCKAVAPPRLLENMENQCHGPIRSEFAAKKLAANDEGAYLLRRSPQNFDSYLLTVCIKTCFGRDYKGCLIQRDKDGSYSLSGVARRFCSLQELLCTYQNCTLHADGVALHLGTCCPPQPKEKSNLLIVRSSCCQLLSSPSAPRRSVNQMMFHKIQPENLMMCENLGQGSFTKIYRGIKRDQEDDECHETEVLLKVMDSSQGNCSESFLEAASIMSQISHKHLVLLYGVSIRENSIMVQEYVRFGALDIYLKKNQAGGKVTASWKLEVAKQLAYALNFLEDKKIVHGNVSAKKVLLAREGDAASGSPPFIKLSDPGVSLAMLTKEMLIDRIPWVAPECISNPKNLALESDKWSFGATVWEIFSGGTMPTSVLEPRSKLQFYQNSLQLPAPKWTELANLITQCMDYRPRWRPSFRAIIRDLNSLITSDYELLSDLSPSELPAKDGFWSYVTNPACQDPTIFEERHLKYMCVLGKGNFGSVELCRYDPLGDSTGELVAVKRLQQSSAEQLQDFEREIAILRSLHSDFIVKYRGVCYSLGRRSLRLVMEYLPKGCLREYLQKNQERLDHKRLLLYAWQICKGMEYLGSQRYVHRDLASRNILVENETHVKIGDFGLAKLLPQDKEYYVVREPGQSPVFWYAPESLSDNVFSRESDVWSFGVVLYELFTYSNRSQSPSEEFLRMMGLDKPMPIICHLLELLKDDRRLPAPPGCPAEVHGLMLSCWAFSQSKRPKFSELGPQVEALRDSRSKVRG
- the JAK3 gene encoding tyrosine-protein kinase JAK3 isoform X2: MPSSLPWPRERKPSTLAPCPSSEGRAAPTKTSPHTRLPPTMAPLGEETPLIGNRSCSLSSMESGTLQVYLYHPASTPRSDPDLGGVLTFTYGEYLAEELCVAAAKACGILPVCHSLFALATEDLKCWFPPNHLFTVDNSSCQVVVYRIRFFFPSWFGPGKSYRFGLLNDQASAVLDCPTMNYLFAQSRSDFISGRMEGALSLQMQEECLSLAVLDMLRMVKERKWSLEEIFNSVSYKSCIPETLRHQIQQQSFLTRKRIRRKFHKSLRKISGCQTDDCTLKLKYLIDLEKLERAWVEESFPVRAHSASERGQEGQRIIHVSGENGIFWSHSGDKSRQPFCDFPEIADISIKQASRDSNPVENRIVTVTKTDNRILEVEFLTLQEALSFVSLIDGYYRLTADAHHYFCKAVAPPRLLENMENQCHGPIRSEFAAKKLAANDEGAYLLRRSPQNFDSYLLTVCIKTCFGRDYKGCLIQRDKDGSYSLSGVARRFCSLQELLCTYQNCTLHADGVALHLGTCCPPQPKEKSNLLIVRSSCCQLLSSPSAPRRSVNQMMFHKIQPENLMMCENLGQGSFTKIYRGIKRDQEDDECHETEVLLKVMDSSQGNCSESFLEAASIMSQISHKHLVLLYGVSIRENSIMVQEYVRFGALDIYLKKNQAGGKVTASWKLEVAKQLAYALNFLDKKIVHGNVSAKKVLLAREGDAASGSPPFIKLSDPGVSLAMLTKEMLIDRIPWVAPECISNPKNLALESDKWSFGATVWEIFSGGTMPTSVLEPRSKLQFYQNSLQLPAPKWTELANLITQCMDYRPRWRPSFRAIIRDLNSLITSDYELLSDLSPSELPAKDGFWSYVTNPACQDPTIFEERHLKYMCVLGKGNFGSVELCRYDPLGDSTGELVAVKRLQQSSAEQLQDFEREIAILRSLHSDFIVKYRGVCYSLGRRSLRLVMEYLPKGCLREYLQKNQERLDHKRLLLYAWQICKGMEYLGSQRYVHRDLASRNILVENETHVKIGDFGLAKLLPQDKEYYVVREPGQSPVFWYAPESLSDNVFSRESDVWSFGVVLYELFTYSNRSQSPSEEFLRMMGLDKPMPIICHLLELLKDDRRLPAPPGCPAEVHGLMLSCWAFSQSKRPKFSELGPQVEALRDSRSKVRG